In Deltaproteobacteria bacterium, one DNA window encodes the following:
- a CDS encoding zinc ribbon domain-containing protein, with protein sequence MPIFEFSCVQCGHLFESILSNSDDTVELTCPKCGSETLERVVSRTNYVMGSGKGGKQPKITAKSCSQGNHCVTVDIPGPTR encoded by the coding sequence ATGCCGATTTTCGAATTCAGCTGCGTCCAATGTGGGCATCTTTTTGAAAGCATCCTATCGAACTCAGACGACACCGTCGAGCTTACATGTCCGAAATGCGGTTCGGAAACCCTGGAACGCGTGGTGAGCAGAACGAACTACGTGATGGGGAGCGGAAAAGGCGGTAAACAGCCTAAGATCACCGCAAAATCTTGCAGTCAGGGCAATCATTGCGTAACCGTGGATATTCCAGGTCCTACGCGCTAG